GCCATTATAGAAAAATCAAGCTTAGGTGGGACATGTTCAAATAGAGGTTGTACCCCTTCAAAACTTTTAATAGGTTATGCTCATGTTGCAAATGCTGTAAAAGAATCAAATAGACACTTTATAGACTCAACAATTAATGAAATAGATAGTAAAAAGATATTTAAACAAACAAACGATTTCATTTCACAAGTTGATGAAATGTATAAAAATAAATTTAACGAAAATGTAGAGGTTTTTAGAGGGGTGGGTTCTTTTATTTCCAATAATATTGTAGAGGTTAATAAACAACAATTAACTGCCCCAACTATAGTAATAGCTACAGGAACAAAGCCAAAAGAACCAGAACATGAAAAAGCTTGGACTAGTGATGATATCTTTCCACTAGAAGGGGAGATTCCAAAATCTATCTCAATAGTTGGAGCTGGTTTTATAGCTTGTGAATTAGCTGGATTCTTTTCAGCTATAGGGATAAAAACAAAACTCTTAGTAAGAAGTGAAAATGTTTTAAGTAAAGAGGATGAAGATATCTCTAAGATATTTAAAGAACAATTTAGCAAAAAAGTTGATATTGAGTTTAATACAACAATCAAAACTATTGATTATAAAAATAATCAATTTGATTTGATCTTAGAAAATAAAGATGGAACAAGTAAAAAACATAATTGTGATGCTGTACTTTATGCAATAGGAAGAAAATCAAACTCTTCTAGTCTAAAACTAGAAAACACCTCTATAAAAACAGATAAAAGAGGTTTTATACAAAAAAATGAATTCTTTGAAACTGATGCAAAAGGTGTTTATGTTGTAGGTGATGCTACTGGCGAATATATGCTACAACACGCAGCAGCATATGAGATAAATCATCTA
This DNA window, taken from Arcobacter sp. F2176, encodes the following:
- a CDS encoding NAD(P)/FAD-dependent oxidoreductase, with translation MKKFDLIIIGAGRASNLAATAGKASKKVAIIEKSSLGGTCSNRGCTPSKLLIGYAHVANAVKESNRHFIDSTINEIDSKKIFKQTNDFISQVDEMYKNKFNENVEVFRGVGSFISNNIVEVNKQQLTAPTIVIATGTKPKEPEHEKAWTSDDIFPLEGEIPKSISIVGAGFIACELAGFFSAIGIKTKLLVRSENVLSKEDEDISKIFKEQFSKKVDIEFNTTIKTIDYKNNQFDLILENKDGTSKKHNCDAVLYAIGRKSNSSSLKLENTSIKTDKRGFIQKNEFFETDAKGVYVVGDATGEYMLQHAAAYEINHLGKVLFEDCKEPLKFKYMPHAVFTEPEIASVGITEQEAQKQNIEYVATTTDWLASSKAMSTKLEYPVTKFIINPKNYEILGCHMIGPESSTMIHQVLAVMHINNDIRHLKEMLYIHPALSESLLPAAVKAVKEIEKYNK